A stretch of the Lytechinus variegatus isolate NC3 chromosome 5, Lvar_3.0, whole genome shotgun sequence genome encodes the following:
- the LOC121415922 gene encoding myogenesis-regulating glycosidase-like yields the protein MHCPMCHISKKQRQGLMALSVVALIFAILAWYYVTQHGRMAVQHVGPIKFYPETHELYVLNGTHDVVFKAWLGTPLPHPIYPLDCTRQFQTSDSICINWVDMETASKVDKEYARMEVTVQPPEDSLHCITVEWTSFMLDFAPMDCISLTDAHWFGGASLYRQLWPLDDTSIPMQPYIMRDILVRPDRHDVWGSVLENYWLSSTGVAVFVDKDVPLHVGFNQDFSQKLCLKSEYLNSPYQNQQLKYPHLKYTVCYSEDIKTVHQQVYNRWFLKPLGIPDERMIKSPIWSTWARYKTFVNETQVLDFAEEIVQHNLSNSQIEIDDKYTTSYGAYDFNQTKFPDAAGMIGKLKEKGFRVTSWIHPFTNLESPNFRVGINNGFWVRDVTNSVPALVKWWQGEGAILDVTDNRSRQWYLNNLQSMRTAYGLDSFKFDAGEADFFPVYFNVTSQEFWNPNEYCTQYAQLVSELGGMIEVRCGHQTQNLPIFVRMFDKESSWSNDNGLKTMIPSALTQGILGYPFILPDMIGGNAYGGDGVFDSTNLKDLPERELFIRWMELTAYLPAMQFSIAPWQYSDADADDGVSIVDVSREMIRIHEEEVTPLIIRYAQEAVAEGYPIIRPLWWLDPKHEDALTCDSEFLIGDAVLVAPILEPHARSRDIFLPKGRWKDTLRGNKIVEGPRWLRDYAIQLDEIATFYHMEDE from the exons ATGCACTGCCCAATGTGCCATATAAGCAAGAAACAGAGACAAGGCCTGATGGCGCTTTCGGTTGTGGCACTGATCTTTGCCATCTTAGCATGGTACTACGTCACCCAGCATGGTCGCATGGCTGTGCAACATGTGGGACCGATCAAGTTCTATCCAGAGACTCATGAACTGTACGTCCTCAACGGGACCCATGATGTAGTCTTCAAGGCGTGGCTGGGCACCCCCTTGCCCCATCCCATCTACCCTCTAGACTGCACCCGGCAGTTCCAGACGTCGGACTCCATCTGCATCAACTGGGTGGACATGGAGACTGCGAGCAAGGTCGACAAGGAGTATGCAAGAATGGAGGTCACAGTCCAACCGCCAGAGGACAGTCTGCACTGCATAACTGTCGAATGGACATCCTTTATGCTTGACTTTGCTCCCATGGATTGCATCTCACTGACAGATGCCCACTGGTTTGGTGGCGCGAGCCTGTATCGCCAGCTCTGGCCCTTGGACGATACTTCCATTCCAATGCAACCATACATCATGAGAGACATTCTAGTCAGGCCTGATAGGCATGATGTTTGGGGCTCCGTTCTGGAGAACTATTGGTTGTCTTCCACGGGAGTTGCAGTATTTGTAGACAAGGATGTTCCGCTCCACGTTGGTTTTAATCAGGATTTTTCCCAGAAGTTGTGTTTGAAGTCCGAGTACCTCAACTCTCCTTACCAGAACCAGCAACTCAAGTACCCTCACCTCAAGTATACAGTGTGTTACAGTGAAGACATCAAAACAGTTCACCAACAGGTCTACAACAGATGGTTCCTCAAACCTCTTGGCATTCCTGATGAGCGCATGATCAAGTCCCCTATATGGTCAACGTGGGCACGCTACAAGACCTTTGTCAACGAAACACAGGTCCTAGACTTTGCAGAAGAAATAGTCCAACACAACCTGTCCAACAGCCAGATTGAAATAGATGATAAATACACAACTTCTTATGGTGCATATGATTTCAACCAGACAAAGTTCCCTGATGCCGCAGGGATGATTGGAAAGCTGAAAGAAAAAGGATTCAGGGTAACATCTTGGATTCACCCTTTTACAAACCTAGAGTCTCCAAATTTTAGAGTAGGAATTAACAATGGGTTCTGGGTAAGAGATGTAACAAACTCCGTGCCTGCTCTCGTGAAATGGTGGCAGGGAGAAGGAGCCATCTTGGATGTCACAGACAACAGGTCAAGACAGTGGTACCTGAACAACCTTCAGTCCATGCGTACGGCTTACGGTCTTGACTCCTTCAAGTTTGATGCCGGTGAAGCAGATTTCTTCCCAGTCTACTTCAACGTGACATCCCAGGAGTTCTGGAATCCCAACGAGTACTGCACCCAGTATGCTCAACTTGTGTCAGAGTTGGGAGGTATGATTGAGGTGAGATGCGGGCACCAGACCCAGAACCTGCCCATCTTTGTGCGCATGTTCGACAAGGAGTCCTCCTGGAGCAATGACAACGGTCTGAAGACCATGATTCCCTCTGCCCTTACCCAAGGTATCCTAGGATATCCCTTCATCCTACCTGACATGATCGGAGGAAACGCGTATGGAGGAGATGGTGTCTTTGACAGCACCAACCTGAAGGACCTGCCTGAGAGGGAGCTGTTCATACGGTGGATGGAGTTGACTGCCTATCTTCCAGCCATGCAGTTCTCCATTGCACCATGGCAGTACAGTGATGCAGATGCTGACGATGGGGTCTCCATCGTGGATGTTTCCAGGGAAATGATTCGCATTCATGAAGAGGAAGTGACTCCCCTCATCATTAGATATGCTCAGGAGGCAGTAGCTGAAG GTTACCCAATCATCAGGCCGCTCTGGTGGCTGGACCCTAAGCATGAAGATGCCCTGACCTGTGATTCAGAGTTCCTCATAGGTGATGCAGTCCTGGTGGCCCCAATCCTGGAACCCCACGCACGATCGAGGGATATCTTCTTACCCAAGGGACGCTGGAAGGACACCCTCCGTGGGAACAAGATTGTTGAAGGACCACGTTGGCTTCGGGACTATGCCATCCAGCTTGATGAAATTGCCACATTCTACCACATGGAGGATGAGTAA